The sequence below is a genomic window from Acidilobus saccharovorans 345-15.
CTGCCTCCAGCGGAGGCGGTAGTGAAACTGCACAACATGGGCGTCGACTACTACGAGCTTAGCTACGATAACTTCATCAACAGGAAGGGCCAGGAGGACGCGCTGCTTGAGGAGACGCAGGCCGCCCTTAAACGTCAGGGCCTCCTGGTCTCAAGCGTGCACCTGCCCTATGACAAGCCAACCCTTGACATGCTTGCCCAGGGCAAGGAGGGGGCAGTTACCCGCATGATACGCTGGATGAGGGCCGCCAGGGACATGGGGGCCACCATAGCGGTCATTCACACGCTCCCCCTCAAGCGCTCCGAGTCGGCCATAGCGGCTAACGTAAGCGTGTTGGGCAGGCTCGTCAAGGAGGCCAGGGAGCTGGGCCTCACGCTGGCCGTTGAGAACAGGCTGGAGGGCGACTTGGTCGGCTCCAGCGTTGACGAGCTGATTAAGATGGCGAGCTCCGTCGACGGCCTCAAGCTGTGCATAGACGTCGGTCACCTTAACGTCAACACGAAGAGCCCGCCCGACGAGATAAGCAAGGCGTCCCAGGCCGGCCTGATAGCGGAGGTGCACGCGCATGATAACGACGGCTACGCGGACGAGCACGCCCTGCCCATGACTGGGACAGTGGACTGGTACAGGGTGGCCGGGGCCCTGCTGCACTTCGACGGCCAGATAACCTACGAGGTCTCGTGCGGCGGCCCCGAGGCGAAGTGTGACAACTACGTCAGGTTCCTGAAGATGTTCAACAGGAACGTCTTCAGCTGACGCTTTTAAGGCCTAAGCCTCCTGGGAGCTGGGGCTGGCCTTGAGGCTACTTATGATACACGTCTCGGAGGTCAAGTTCTGGGCCGTTGAGGAGGCCATAGACAACCCGCCCGACCCGCCCTCAAAGTTTGAGGGCAAGGACTGCGTGGTGGGCTTCATAAGCGTTGAGGAGGGCGACACGCCGGACCTGGCAGGGCAGGCCGCCATGGAGATAGCGGAGCACGCCAGGAGGTCCGGCGTCAAGTGCGCCGTGGTCTACCCCTTCGCCCACCTGTCGCCAAGCCTGGCCCCTCCGGACGTGGCGGCTGAAATACTTAGGAAGGTTGAGGACGAGCTCAAGTCAATGGGCTTCCAGACGGCCAGAGCCCCCTTCGGGTGGTACAAGGGGTTCACAATAACGTGCCCGGGCCACCCGGCCTGCGAGCTCTCAAGGACCATAACCGCGCCCAAGGGGCCCTGGTACCTGCCGGGCGACGGCTCCCAGCTTGGGATAAGGGAGGCCATAGAGAGGGGCCTCCTGCCTAAGGAGGTCGAGGTGGGCAGCCCATGGGACAACGAGTCCCTGGGCTCACAGTCAAAGCTGGGCCTGACCAGCGGCGGGCTGACGTCGCTTG
It includes:
- a CDS encoding sugar phosphate isomerase/epimerase family protein, which gives rise to MRVAYATMLYRTLPPAEAVVKLHNMGVDYYELSYDNFINRKGQEDALLEETQAALKRQGLLVSSVHLPYDKPTLDMLAQGKEGAVTRMIRWMRAARDMGATIAVIHTLPLKRSESAIAANVSVLGRLVKEARELGLTLAVENRLEGDLVGSSVDELIKMASSVDGLKLCIDVGHLNVNTKSPPDEISKASQAGLIAEVHAHDNDGYADEHALPMTGTVDWYRVAGALLHFDGQITYEVSCGGPEAKCDNYVRFLKMFNRNVFS